TGCCGGGTGGTGGCCTTGATTTTGGTGAAAAACCTTATGATTGTTTGGTGAGGGAACTAAAAGAGGAGATGAGTATTGATGTAACGCACATTAATAGACAACCATCATATTTTGTAACAGCACCCCGCACCAATGAACAGTGGAAATCAAATGTGCTTTATGAAACAGAAGTGAAGGATTTAAAATTTACGCCCTCGGATGAGTGTGTGGAGATAAGGTTTTTCACCAAAGAAGAAGCATTGAAGGAAACTCTTTACCCAATTGTTAGGGAGTTTATAAAA
The window above is part of the Patescibacteria group bacterium genome. Proteins encoded here:
- a CDS encoding NUDIX hydrolase, with the protein product MTSDIPNNFYRTSIKALILDDEKRFLLLLENNGLWELPGGGLDFGEKPYDCLVRELKEEMSIDVTHINRQPSYFVTAPRTNEQWKSNVLYETEVKDLKFTPSDECVEIRFFTKEEALKETLYPIVREFIKEYDPANHETKKNII